From a region of the Actinomadura luzonensis genome:
- a CDS encoding 2-keto-4-pentenoate hydratase: MHDEWSQAVDARSQAAERLAEAVRTGKPCAPIRDLIGTAADAYAVQDLATARALAEGRRPVGRKIGVTNPDVQRQLGIDHPTCGPLFADMAYPDGMPIPYDRLLQPRAEAEVALVLGRDLEGGPFTAAEVLRAIDFALVAIEIADSRVAGWDIQLADTVADNASAGVFVLGNTPVPLAGIDLRSATMTMTRSGEQVSAGSGAACLGHPVNAAVWLADRLGRTERPLRAGEVVLTGTLGPVVPVEPGDVLEARVEGLGSVRAVFTK, from the coding sequence ATGCATGACGAATGGTCCCAAGCCGTGGACGCGCGCTCGCAGGCCGCGGAGCGGCTGGCCGAAGCCGTGCGCACCGGCAAGCCGTGCGCGCCGATCCGGGACCTGATCGGGACGGCCGCCGACGCCTACGCGGTGCAGGACCTCGCCACGGCGCGGGCGCTCGCCGAGGGCCGCCGGCCGGTCGGCCGCAAGATCGGCGTCACCAACCCGGACGTCCAGCGGCAGCTCGGCATCGACCACCCCACCTGCGGCCCGCTCTTCGCGGACATGGCCTACCCCGACGGGATGCCCATCCCGTACGACCGGCTGCTGCAGCCGCGCGCCGAGGCCGAGGTCGCGCTGGTGCTCGGCCGCGACCTGGAGGGCGGCCCCTTCACCGCGGCCGAGGTGCTGCGGGCGATCGACTTCGCGCTGGTCGCCATCGAGATCGCCGACTCCCGCGTCGCCGGCTGGGACATCCAGCTCGCCGACACCGTGGCCGACAACGCCTCCGCCGGCGTCTTCGTGCTGGGCAACACGCCGGTGCCGCTCGCCGGGATCGACCTGCGCTCGGCCACCATGACGATGACCAGGTCCGGCGAGCAGGTGTCGGCCGGCTCCGGCGCGGCCTGCCTCGGCCACCCGGTCAACGCCGCCGTCTGGCTGGCCGACCGGCTCGGCCGCACCGAGCGTCCGCTGCGGGCCGGCGAGGTCGTGCTGACCGGCACGCTCGGCCCGGTCGTGCCGGTGGAGCCGGGCGACGTGCTGGAGGCCCGCGTCGAGGGCCTGGGGTCGGTGCGGGCGGTGTTCACGAAGTGA